One window of the Dreissena polymorpha isolate Duluth1 chromosome 5, UMN_Dpol_1.0, whole genome shotgun sequence genome contains the following:
- the LOC127832241 gene encoding uncharacterized protein LOC127832241 — MTTKSQLWRYYSLQQILHTPSNLWPRHALSINWGNDVIPRRGNVHDDDQVYSFIRDNLINNSGDIFQDRSKRTSNQTDPLPEDYTYSVVNKTAIKTPDERRTEIDMYVFDCHIHFIICINQLNLSINHSDQNLNLLYN; from the exons ATGACAACGAAATCTCAACTGTGGCGTTATTACAGTTTGCAACAAATACTACACACACCG AGCAATCTATGGCCCAGACATG CTCTATCAATCAATTGGGGGAATGACGTGATACCCCGTCGTGGAAACGTACACGATGACGACCAAGTATACAGCTTTATTAGAGACAATCTAATAAACAATTCAG GAGACATTTTTCAAGATAGGTCCAA GCGAACCTCTAACCAGACAGATCCATTACCAGAAGATTACACCTACAGTGTCGTCAACAAAACAGCCATTAAAACCCCTG ATGAACGCAGAACGGAAATTGACATGTATGTATTTGATTGTCATATTCATTTTATCATATGTATAAATCAGCTCAATCTATCAATTAATCACTCGGATCAGAATTTGAACTTATTGTATAATTAA